In Pan paniscus chromosome 15, NHGRI_mPanPan1-v2.0_pri, whole genome shotgun sequence, the sequence atttaaataggagtggtgaaagtagacatccttgccttgtccTGATCTTAGGGAGAAAGCAATCTTTTACTGTGAAGTATGATTTTTAGGTGTAGGATTTTGTAGATACCCTTTATCGAGTTCAGGAAGTTCCCTTTTGttctagttttctgagagtttgtatcatgaatattgaattttgtcaaatgtttcttCCTGCATCAATTGACATGATCATGTGGTTTTACTTCTCAGATTGTTAATATGgcatattacattgatttttaagtgtttaatcaGCTTTGCATTCCAGGTTTATGTTTCACTTTGTAATtacatattattctttttttatgtattGCAGGATTTGATGTGCTAATAATTTGTTGCaatttttgcttctatgttcatgagagatattaatctgtaattttcttttctttgtactaCCTTTGGCTAACTTTGGTATTGACATAATCTTTTTGGAGGGCAATTTGTTAATTGTAACAAAAGTCTAAAATGTGCTCGCCTATGGATTCCACTTTGAAGAATTTATCTTAAGGAAATAGAGATTTCTATTACACACATACTTTGGGTTCAGGTAGACCTGGATTTAAGTATGAACCCAATCCTTTATTAACTGCTTAAATTCTGTGGGTCTGTTtcccaatctgtaaaatggggataagaggACCTATTTCAGACCTTATTAACTGAGACAATTCACACACAGTGCCCAACAACCAGTAAGCTTTAAGTAAATGGTAACTCTTGGTATTATGTTATACTCTCTGGCCTCTCTGTAGGAGGACAATTCTGTCCAAATCAGAGGATGTCATCTTTGCTTCTGTATTGGCTCCCACTTTGAATCTCCTTAATCTTCCTCATCTCTTAATTTCGCCGTCTTCTGTTAGACGTGTTAGGCCTTGAGAATACAAAAGCAACAAAAGATATCGTCCTTGTTTTCAGAGACACGAACCTCCTAGACACAGGCGCAAACGGTACCAAGCAATGTAACAGGACAAAAGTGAGACGTCTGCCCAAGGGGCAGCCGACCCTGGACACGCATTCAGAGCGTCAGTGTCAGCTGACACTCGGGAGTGACAGCTCGGGCAGTCACCGAGCTGGGAAGACAGGAGGGAGTGCCGCAACTTCTTCAGTGTAGCCTTAAGTCGCGGTGAGGGTCGCGTAGAGACTTGCTGCTCCCATAGCAACGGGACCAGCCACCCTCTACAGGCCTGACGGGTTACTTCCGTTCACCGTCGGCTGAGCCAAGAAAGGCCGCTTCCGATCCTCCAGCCCCCGAGGCGCGGGGGCGCGCGGACGCCCGGTTATAACTGAACAACCCGAGCCCCACGTCTCTGATTGGCTCAGGCAGAGGAAGGGGGCGGGAGATCGGCAACGAAGGGCGTGGCCGGCTTCCACTCAAACTTGAAGTTTCCCCCCCTCCCCTCACAGCGGAAGCCGACCTCGCCCGCCCCGGAAGTGCAAACTGTGTGGTCTGGCAGGTGTGGATTCCGCCGGTGAAGGCTGAAGGCAGCTACCTTAAAGATGCCGGGATCCGCAGCGAAGGGCTCGGAGTTGTCAGAGAGGATCGAGAGCTTCGTGGAGACCCTGAAGCGGGGTGGTGGGCCGCGCAGCTCCGAGGAAATGGCTCGGGAGACCCTGGGGCTGCTGCGCCAGATCATCACGGACCACCACTGGAGCAACGCGGGTGAGGCCGGCCTGCCTCCGCCGGCGAACCTGGCCCCTGTCTGTTCCCGATCCCAGGGCTGAAAATTTCCCAGGCCTCACTTCGCGTTGGCTCCTCTTATCCTCTCTCTTTTGGACTGTAggggagctgatggagctgatcCGCAGAGAGGGCAGGAGGATGACGGCCGCTCAGCCCTCCGAGACCaccgtgggcaacatggtgcGGAGAGTGCTCAAGATTATCCGGGAGGAGTATGGCAGGTCAGGCTCACGTCCTGGGCTCCTGGTTGGATCCAGTGACACTTTTTGCACGGGCCCCTCTACCTGCTCGGAGACTTTATTGGAGCTGAACAGCCCTTGTTACCTGCCTGAccactcctcctccccacctctctcttTGGGTCTTgttgcctctatagactccatgGACGCAGCGACGAGAGTGATCAGCAGGAGTCCCTGCACAAACTGTTGACATCCGGAGGCCTAAACGAGGATTTCAGCTTCCATTATGCCCAACTCCAGTCCAACATCATTGAGGCGATTAATGAGCTGCTAGTGGAGCTGGGTAAGAGGCCTGATCGCTGGGAAAATGGGACTGGTCACAGGCAAATAAGGGAACAGAAGCCCCTGAAGGTTGTTCATTAGCAGAGATGGGAGATTAGCTGTCTTCTGGTTCTCAGAGGTTTGTCCTCCTTCCTGAGTAGGAAATGTTGCAACAGGTGACAGGACCAAAGTAATCCTCTCTACTTTTCCTTACCCAACCCTTGATAGACTGCAGATCTGTGGAGTGGAACAGACTCTATTAGGACagagttttattttcattgtaaagaaacaaaatgaactcCCTAGAGAACCAAGGTCGATAGACCTCCTTCACTATCTGAATTTTTATACACACGTACACGTATACCATTTCTATCCCCCTTGTCATTGCGGTCCAAGTGACTTGCAGATATTCATTGTAATCAGAGGATGAAGAAGCTGCTTCCAAATTCCTcctccattttttcttctctggccagtctctctcatgtagAAGTGTTGTGGCCACCTTTTGGAGGAAGACTTCTTTTAGGCCGAAGCTCTGTTTACCCtattctcagcactttaggaTTTCCCAGATTGCCATTCCTTGGCTGAGTCTACTGTCTTCAAAATCAGTTGTAAGGAGCTCTGTAGTGACAGAGGTGGTTCATAGGTAGGGGTACTTCTGGAAGAGGGCAGGCAGAAAATCCCAGAGGAGTGGGGCTTTTAAGAAATTGTgacatagctgggcatggtggctcacacctgtaatcccacaactttgggaggccaaggtgagtggattgcttgagaccaggagttcaaaaccagcctgggcaacatagtgggaccctgtctctattaaaaaaaaagaaattgtgacaTTTCACTTTAAGCACATTAACCCTGTGGTACCAGGGTCTGCTAGGTGGGCAGTGCATGTGAAGGGCAGACATCTTTTTCCGTACACGCATAATGTGTGTTTGTGATATagcaatttcatatatatatatatatatatatatatattttttttttttttttgcaaaaccgTTCTTACAGAAGGGACAACGGAGAACATTGCAGCCCAGGCTCTGGAGCACATTCACTCCAATGAGGTGATCATGACCATTGGCTTCTCCCGAACAGTAGAGGCCTTCCTCAAAGAGGCTGCCCGAAAGAGGAAATTCCATGTCATTGTAGCAGAGTGTGCTCCTTTCTGCCAGGTAAGGAGACTGCTGGAGTTGCtactaagaaaaatgaaaaatgaagaagaaataaacaagagATGGGTAGGGCCATTCCAACCTTGAATTGATAAGCAAGACTTTGAGACACTGAGAAGATAAAGTAAAACATTAAGTGAATTTTCAAGGTGTTCGTCCTGTGAACATTCATAAATAGTGGTTTAAGAAAGTTGGGGCCGggagcgatggctcatgcctgtaatcccagcactttgggaggctgggcgggtggattacctgaggtcaggagttcgagagcagcctggccaacatgacgaaaccccgtctccaccaaaaatacaaaaattagctgggcgtggtggcacatgcctgtaatcccagctactctggagggtgaggcaggagaattgcttgaacctggaaggcagaggttgcaatgagctaagatagcgccactgcactccagcctggacgacagagcaggactctgtctcaaaaaaaaaaaaaaaaaaagatggcgaGCTGCTGGGTTCAAGGAAAGATAACTTGATTCTTTTAGGAATCAAAGCAGGGTAAATTACCTTGGGGATGACTGATGCTTGGTCTGACCTCACTTGATCCTAAGTAAATAATAggtctcaaaaaggaaatatgtaaGGATGcaggatgttttaaaataatgagccAGGAGCTATCTTGTCAGCAATCGTGATTATATTATACATGCATGTTGTATTTCCAGTTTTATGGCTGCTCTGGTGCTGCTGTGGAGCATTAGACATTTATTAGCTTCCCCTGGGCTTCCCTACAGCTTACCAGAGCTATGAGAGTCTGAAAAATCAGTTGTCCGAAAAATGAGTTATCTATTGGAAATTATGTGCTGGATATGCCCATATCACACAATTCCCCAGATCCAGTTACATTTGAGAGCACTTTTCACTatttctcactctttctcttaGAATCAGCCTTTCCCTCCCATTGCAGGGTCATGAAATGGCTGTGAATTTGTCCAAAGCAGGTATTGAGACAACTGTCATGACTGATGCTGCCATTTTTGCCGTTATGTCAAGAGTCAACAAGGTGGGTATATCTGGAGTTATGTTGAATTCATGAAGATTATGTttctaaaatattgatttttatctCCTCCTGTAATATCCACGGTGAGAGAATAAAGTTTCTAGCACCTTTCAAAGTACATACTTAGGCCTTTTTAATCTGTTAACtgaatttcttttcccttttttctgcatCATTGTTCCTCTCTTGGAGTAGCCTCTAAATTTGGTTGAAGCATTGAAAAGAATGAAGTATTAAATAGAACTAAGGCAAGAGTGTCAGTTTCTAGGGATTGGCTACAGGGCTCCTGCCTTATGCTCAAAGAGCTTGGCAGTTGTGGATAGTGAATGAAAAAGATTCCTGGCTTCTCAGAAGGTATGGCATCTCAGTTTCCAGAAAATATGGGACTGAGAGCAGTAGGTTTTGCAGTTTCTTGTCCCATTTTACATTCATTCTTTCCTTGGAAACCTACTTTTAAGCTAGAACTTGTATTGAGCCAGGGATCCCTTCACCTCTACCAGTCTGTGACCCCTCACGATACCAATTCTGAGGTCTGAGCATTTAGCTTTTTGTGGCCAGTGCCCCTTttagggctccacccccaggaTGGCTCACATTTTTTGTCTTGTCCCAAAGGTGATCATTGGCacgaagaccatcctggccaatgggGCCCTGAGAGCTGTGACAGGAACTCACACTCTGGCACTGGCAGCAAAACACCATTCCACCCCACTCATCGTCTGTGCACCTATGTTCAAACTTTCTCCACAGGTAAGTGTGTCTGTCTCTAGCTAGCTAAAGCCAGCAGAAAAGAAGGAAGCCAAAGGGTAGGCTTGAACTCTGGGACTTCAACCACCTCACTCCAGGGCCTCCATTTATCTGCATTTACTCAATGGATTACACCCAGTGGAGGCTGGAAAGAACCACAGAAGTCTTGATTCAGTAAAACAGTTGAGAGTTCTCAGCTGTCAACTTTAGGAAGTCAAGATTGTAAGGACAATATGTAGTTGGGAAAGGTCTTTTGCTTACGATTGCCACCACTCCCTGTTGCCTGACCATTTCTGAAAATGCCAAGCAGGTTGAAAGTAGGATCATAGAAtcagttttgttattgttgcagGGCCTGTCCTTTGTAACCTGAATACAAGCAGGGACTAAGTGAAGAGCCATTTCATCAGTGATAGAAGCTATTTGCTTTGAAAACATCAACCTATTTATaggtctctattttttaaattgaggtgaagttcacataacatacaattaaccattttaaagtatacaatgtaGTGATATCTAGTACATTCACAGCATTGTACAACCACCACTCTCTAGTTTCAAAACTTTTTCTCCACTGTAGAAAAACaccctgtacccattaagtaatctCTCCCTATTTCTCCTTCTCCCCATCTCCTCCAATCTGctcctgtctctatggatttgcccattttgtataaaaggaatcatataatatgtgacaTGTTGTGCctgacttttttcacttagcatgatgttttcaaagttcatccatgttgtaatgtcagaatttcctttcgaggctgaataatattccattatatgaacataccacaatttattaatccattcatctgtttatgggcatttgggttggttccagcttttggcttttgtgaataatgctgctataagcaTCTGTGTGTAAGTtttctgtgtggacatatgttttcatctctagggtacatacctaggagtggaattgctgggtctctagtttttataaattttttcctttttagttccCCAATGAAGAAGACTCATTTCATAAGTTTGTGGCTCCTGAAGAAGTCCTGCCATTCACAGAAGGTACAGAagctgtgtgtgcatgcgtgcatgtgttgtgtgtattcagggtttgtgtgtgcatgtgttttggtctttttgttgttttgttggtcAGTAGAACTGAATGCTGTCAAGTTGTGTTTTTTATCATACTTCTTGTGGGGACTGTTTTCTTTGCAAGCTCAAAGTGCTTGAGGACCTGATCAAGTCCATGTTAATTTGTTCTGagacaaatatattttagatttgtTGGGGCTATTGTGGGTTGGATCATTTAGCATTGTC encodes:
- the EIF2B2 gene encoding translation initiation factor eIF2B subunit beta gives rise to the protein MPGSAAKGSELSERIESFVETLKRGGGPRSSEEMARETLGLLRQIITDHHWSNAGELMELIRREGRRMTAAQPSETTVGNMVRRVLKIIREEYGRLHGRSDESDQQESLHKLLTSGGLNEDFSFHYAQLQSNIIEAINELLVELEGTTENIAAQALEHIHSNEVIMTIGFSRTVEAFLKEAARKRKFHVIVAECAPFCQGHEMAVNLSKAGIETTVMTDAAIFAVMSRVNKVIIGTKTILANGALRAVTGTHTLALAAKHHSTPLIVCAPMFKLSPQFPNEEDSFHKFVAPEEVLPFTEGDILEKVSVHCPVFDYVPPELITLFISNIGGNAPSYIYRLMSELYHPDDHVL